The DNA sequence GTGTATTTTTCGAAATGACATCCCAATTTTATTTTTTTTGTTCATACATACTTAAGTTTTTATTCATCGAAAATATTTGAGCAAGTGTTATTTTATACGTCTTTTTTGCGTTTTTACATTTGCAAACTTGGAAATATTTAACAGTATACCAGTTCCGGTCAGCACTGCCGTCAATGAAGACCCACCATATGAAATAAACGGCAATGGTATGCCCGTCAAGGGAACCAGAGAAACCATGGCGGCAATATTAACAAACGCTTGTCCACCGATCCAGGCAACAATTCCGATTGCAAGTACTCTTGAAAAAATGTCGGGGGCTTCATAGGCAATTTTTATTCCACGAATTACAAAATACACAATTATACTAATTAATATAAGAGCACCCACAAATCCTACTTCTTCGGCAATCACGGCAAATATCGAATCATTTGCGGCTTCGGGAAGAAACAGATACTTCTGGCGTGATTGACCCAATCCCACACCAAACATGCCACCAGACCCGAGAGCGTACAAAATTTGTCTGATGTGATAACCCTTACCCAGAGGATCGGCTGTTTGTTCGAGAAATGTAACCAGTCTGTCTTTTCGGTATGGTGACATTACAATAAGGAGTAACCCCATACAAAAGGCAACAACACCAGTGATAAATATTTTTATTAAATCCTGTCCCGCAATAAATATCTGAGAAAATCCGATAATTACAAGCACGATTGTGGTACCCAAATCAGGTTCAAGCATAATTAAACCCGCAACTAAACCAATGGGGACAAAATAAGACATCGCTTTTTTGTTACTTTCAGCAACTTTAGCCAAATACATAATTAACGTAATTTTTGCCAACTCCGATGGTTGAAAAGTAAATCCGCCAATGACAATCCAGCGTCGTGCGCCAAGTAAATTCGGGGCAAAATATGGAATTAATACCATAATTAGGAGTATTACTGTAATGCCAAAAAGAGGCGTTGCCACCTTTGACCATAATTTATAATTTAGGTGAGACGTGACAATTAGTCCGCCAATTCCGATGACACTCCAGACGGCTTGTTGTTTTAGAAAATAATATTTGTCGGAAAATGTCGAAAGAGCACTGGGAGCTGAAGCATCGGCAACCGCAACAAGTCCGATCAAAGTAAGTGTTAAGGCAGAAAACAGTAATTT is a window from the Candidatus Woesebacteria bacterium genome containing:
- the ftsW gene encoding putative lipid II flippase FtsW; translated protein: MHRKTKKVKLAVGKMDRKLLFSALTLTLIGLVAVADASAPSALSTFSDKYYFLKQQAVWSVIGIGGLIVTSHLNYKLWSKVATPLFGITVILLIMVLIPYFAPNLLGARRWIVIGGFTFQPSELAKITLIMYLAKVAESNKKAMSYFVPIGLVAGLIMLEPDLGTTIVLVIIGFSQIFIAGQDLIKIFITGVVAFCMGLLLIVMSPYRKDRLVTFLEQTADPLGKGYHIRQILYALGSGGMFGVGLGQSRQKYLFLPEAANDSIFAVIAEEVGFVGALILISIIVYFVIRGIKIAYEAPDIFSRVLAIGIVAWIGGQAFVNIAAMVSLVPLTGIPLPFISYGGSSLTAVLTGTGILLNISKFANVKTQKRRIK